A single region of the Halobacterium wangiae genome encodes:
- a CDS encoding DUF6663 family protein produces the protein METTTESRFRVLGPAPDYPDDLLLLDRADHEPVRVVVDAGGDLAETVEALRPGYLVAATLAWDDGDARFVDCDIEERTLFTFKNGVSGLFEAALETMEEAHQEGVGVTGRPTFSTDGEPNGAVYAFAEQPGERDVFEEIRTGALPLEPLLDRLDEAEDCDHEVFVFHPLEHDFVVVYLVLQKHSVLADTVRDTYDCPRPSEV, from the coding sequence ATGGAGACCACGACGGAGAGCAGGTTCAGAGTTCTCGGGCCCGCGCCCGACTACCCCGACGACCTGCTGTTGCTCGACCGGGCCGACCACGAGCCCGTGCGTGTCGTCGTCGATGCCGGCGGGGACCTCGCCGAGACGGTCGAGGCGCTCCGTCCGGGCTACCTCGTCGCCGCGACGCTGGCGTGGGACGACGGCGACGCCCGTTTCGTCGACTGCGACATCGAGGAGCGGACGCTGTTCACGTTCAAGAACGGCGTCAGTGGGCTCTTCGAGGCCGCCCTCGAAACGATGGAGGAGGCCCACCAGGAGGGGGTGGGCGTCACCGGCCGTCCCACGTTCAGCACGGACGGCGAGCCGAACGGTGCGGTGTACGCGTTCGCCGAGCAGCCCGGCGAGCGGGACGTCTTCGAGGAGATCCGGACCGGCGCGCTCCCGCTGGAACCGCTGCTCGACCGCCTCGACGAGGCCGAGGACTGCGACCACGAGGTGTTCGTCTTCCACCCGCTCGAACACGACTTCGTCGTCGTCTACCTCGTCCTCCAGAAGCACTCCGTGCTCGCGGATACCGTCCGAGACACCTACGACTGTCCCCGACCGTCGGAAGTCTGA
- a CDS encoding ketopantoate reductase family protein, giving the protein MRVVLLGAGSIGSLFGGLLATAGADVTLLGRDGDHLDRVAADGLRLSHPDGRTETVRVDTATDPAVASGADLLVVCVKSYDTDEAMRTVAAHLDGADVLTLQNGLGNVETIAEYVPREHVVAGTTAQGATLEAPGKVRHAGGGETTVGRYFAPNDDHVDAIAALLTDAGVETTVAGDPERAVWSKVLVNAGINAATALARVPNGALVERASGERLLRRAVEEGVAVARAEGVDVPDDAVETARQVARRTATNRSSMRQDVERGTQTEIESLNGELVRRADVHGLDAPVNETLADLVRLAAAREPVEN; this is encoded by the coding sequence ATGCGCGTCGTACTGCTGGGCGCGGGGTCGATCGGGTCGCTGTTCGGGGGCCTGCTCGCGACCGCCGGCGCCGACGTGACGCTGCTGGGCCGCGACGGCGACCACCTCGACCGGGTGGCAGCCGACGGCCTCCGTCTCTCGCACCCCGACGGACGCACGGAGACGGTCCGCGTCGACACGGCGACCGACCCCGCTGTGGCGAGCGGCGCGGACCTACTGGTCGTCTGCGTGAAGAGCTACGACACCGACGAGGCGATGCGCACCGTCGCAGCCCACCTCGACGGCGCGGACGTGCTGACGCTCCAGAACGGCCTGGGGAACGTCGAGACCATCGCGGAGTACGTCCCCCGGGAGCACGTCGTCGCGGGGACGACTGCCCAGGGTGCCACCCTCGAAGCCCCTGGGAAGGTGCGGCACGCCGGCGGCGGTGAGACGACCGTCGGGCGCTACTTCGCGCCGAACGACGACCACGTCGACGCTATCGCGGCACTGCTCACCGACGCGGGGGTCGAGACCACCGTCGCCGGCGACCCCGAGCGAGCGGTGTGGTCGAAGGTGCTCGTCAACGCCGGCATCAACGCCGCGACGGCGCTGGCGCGAGTGCCCAACGGCGCGCTCGTCGAGCGGGCGTCGGGCGAACGCCTGCTCCGGCGCGCGGTCGAAGAGGGAGTGGCGGTCGCGCGGGCCGAGGGCGTCGACGTCCCCGACGACGCCGTCGAGACGGCTCGCCAGGTGGCCAGGCGGACGGCGACGAACCGCTCGTCGATGCGCCAGGACGTCGAGCGCGGGACGCAGACGGAGATCGAGTCGCTCAACGGCGAACTCGTGCGGCGAGCGGACGTGCACGGCCTGGACGCACCGGTGAACGAGACGCTCGCGGACCTCGTTCGACTGGCAGCAGCGCGTGAACCCGTAGAGAACTAG
- a CDS encoding DMT family transporter has translation MGLRDAAPPLAAAALWGGMYVVSKWGFGSVPAVTLAFLRVLVGGVALYVAVRALDATPSLSTKDRRGMLRLGLWVALTLATQFVGTDRTTASQGALLTVLTPVFTLLLGVAMLDEVLTPRSASGMTAAGVGTLLVLAGQYGLALGGGDLVGILALLVASAAWAAYTVDGARLVRKHGALVAATYSSLAAVPMLAVPAAAELAVTDVTLTFTPGVIGAVAYLGLGSTAAAWFLWYRGVERTTATVVAACFFAQPLVGAALGALLLGEVLGPGFAVGGVLMGVGVALVSTARAR, from the coding sequence ATGGGACTCCGGGACGCGGCCCCGCCGCTGGCCGCCGCCGCGCTCTGGGGCGGGATGTACGTCGTGAGCAAGTGGGGGTTCGGCTCCGTCCCGGCCGTCACGCTCGCGTTCCTCCGGGTGCTGGTCGGCGGCGTCGCGCTGTACGTCGCCGTTCGCGCGCTCGACGCCACGCCCTCGCTGTCTACGAAGGACCGCCGCGGGATGCTCCGACTGGGCCTCTGGGTGGCGCTCACGCTCGCCACCCAGTTCGTCGGCACCGACCGCACGACGGCGAGCCAGGGCGCGCTGCTCACGGTGTTGACGCCCGTCTTCACGCTCCTGCTCGGCGTGGCGATGCTCGACGAGGTGCTGACGCCGCGTTCTGCCTCGGGGATGACCGCCGCGGGCGTCGGCACACTGCTCGTGCTCGCCGGGCAGTACGGCCTCGCGCTGGGCGGCGGCGACCTCGTCGGCATTCTGGCGCTGCTCGTTGCGAGCGCGGCGTGGGCGGCGTACACCGTCGACGGTGCGCGACTCGTCCGGAAGCACGGCGCGCTCGTCGCGGCCACGTACAGTTCGCTCGCGGCGGTGCCGATGCTGGCGGTGCCCGCGGCCGCCGAACTCGCCGTGACCGACGTGACGCTCACGTTCACGCCCGGCGTTATCGGGGCCGTCGCGTACCTCGGACTCGGCAGCACGGCCGCCGCGTGGTTCCTCTGGTACCGCGGCGTCGAGCGAACCACCGCCACCGTCGTCGCGGCGTGCTTCTTCGCACAGCCACTGGTCGGTGCCGCGCTCGGCGCGCTCCTGCTCGGGGAGGTGCTCGGCCCCGGATTCGCGGTCGGGGGCGTACTGATGGGCGTCGGCGTCGCGCTGGTCAGCACGGCGCGAGCGCGGTAA
- a CDS encoding DUF7261 family protein translates to MNSRDRRGQLLLVAGLGLAVAFVALALVLNAVVFTENLATRNHGRADDAVGFENAVERGVGGVLSEVNRLDNADYASLNGSLAAGVETWDGNASRLAAGGGAVTETSLADVNNGTRVFQFEERNFSDANGDADWTVATDVADARRFHVEANPTSDATPLTLTATDGTASWSVETVGNGSGGTDVAVRENGSVVWSEADLGANVTIDVTEGTVDGRPVSNWTFAENVTAPYRLEVANGGDATGRYQVVLDNQTALPATSYADADSGDAPTFTPAIYSADVDVTFRRATLTYETTVVLAPESAPAEETDAVAA, encoded by the coding sequence ATGAACTCGCGGGACCGACGCGGCCAGTTGCTGCTCGTCGCGGGACTCGGTCTCGCCGTGGCGTTCGTCGCCCTTGCACTCGTGCTCAACGCGGTGGTGTTCACGGAGAACCTCGCTACCCGGAACCACGGCCGCGCGGACGACGCCGTCGGCTTCGAAAACGCCGTCGAGCGTGGCGTCGGCGGCGTCCTCTCGGAAGTGAACCGACTCGACAACGCGGACTACGCGTCGCTGAACGGCTCGCTGGCGGCGGGCGTCGAGACGTGGGACGGGAACGCCTCGCGGCTGGCGGCCGGTGGCGGGGCGGTGACCGAGACGTCGCTCGCCGACGTGAACAACGGCACCCGAGTCTTCCAGTTCGAGGAGCGGAACTTCTCCGACGCGAACGGCGACGCCGACTGGACCGTAGCGACCGACGTGGCCGACGCGCGACGGTTCCACGTCGAGGCGAACCCGACCAGCGACGCCACGCCGTTGACGCTGACCGCGACGGACGGCACCGCGTCCTGGAGCGTCGAGACGGTCGGCAACGGGAGCGGTGGGACGGACGTAGCGGTGCGCGAGAATGGGAGCGTCGTCTGGAGCGAGGCCGACCTCGGCGCGAACGTCACCATCGACGTGACGGAGGGGACCGTCGACGGCAGACCGGTCTCGAACTGGACGTTCGCGGAGAACGTCACGGCACCCTACCGGCTGGAGGTAGCCAACGGCGGGGACGCCACCGGTCGCTACCAGGTGGTCCTCGATAACCAGACTGCGCTCCCCGCGACATCCTACGCTGACGCCGACTCGGGCGACGCCCCGACGTTCACACCCGCCATCTACAGCGCCGACGTGGACGTCACGTTCCGCCGTGCGACGCTCACCTACGAGACGACGGTGGTGCTCGCACCCGAGTCGGCGCCGGCCGAGGAGACGGACGCCGTCGCTGCCTGA
- a CDS encoding methyltransferase: MTRDASAHEHRLRSHADRGPDEFVFSAAAGVASPDGFRAADLLLLEHVDPAADADVLVPAANYGVVGTVLGALSPSGRTLLAETSARAAGLCERNLAANDVAGDVALEATLPDATADTQFDVVAYAPRDYDPVDAVKQHIADALAALRPGSDLYLAAHPREGGKRYRDALADIAGGVDRIDKRAGVRLFRAERPATLPPTEYATFDEFTDSVAGDEFTFATYPGVFSGGHVDHGTQLLAETVDPDPEDTVLDLCCGYGPLGAVVADRGCETWFTDDSAVATACTRRTLDANGLDGRVETADCAAGLPADTFDLVVSNPPTHAGTSVLHELFARASDVLQSGGEFLAVHHEALDLPLDRAFSRVETVAHGEEHAVVRARN, encoded by the coding sequence ATGACACGGGACGCGAGTGCCCACGAACACCGCCTCCGCTCGCACGCCGACCGCGGCCCCGACGAGTTCGTGTTCTCCGCCGCGGCGGGCGTCGCCTCGCCGGACGGCTTTCGCGCTGCAGACCTCCTGCTGCTGGAACACGTCGACCCCGCGGCGGACGCCGACGTCCTCGTCCCGGCGGCGAACTACGGCGTCGTGGGCACCGTTCTCGGCGCGCTATCGCCATCCGGGCGGACGCTCCTGGCGGAGACGAGCGCGCGTGCGGCAGGCCTCTGCGAGCGCAACCTCGCCGCCAACGACGTTGCCGGTGACGTGGCGCTCGAGGCGACGCTCCCCGACGCGACCGCCGACACCCAGTTCGACGTGGTCGCGTACGCGCCCCGGGACTACGACCCCGTGGACGCCGTGAAACAGCACATCGCGGACGCGCTCGCCGCACTCCGCCCCGGTAGCGACCTCTACCTCGCAGCGCACCCGAGGGAGGGCGGGAAACGCTACCGGGACGCGCTCGCGGACATCGCAGGCGGCGTCGACCGGATCGACAAACGAGCGGGCGTGCGCCTGTTCCGCGCCGAACGCCCCGCGACGCTGCCGCCCACCGAGTACGCCACCTTCGACGAGTTCACCGACTCGGTGGCCGGCGACGAGTTCACCTTCGCCACGTACCCGGGCGTGTTCTCCGGCGGCCACGTCGACCACGGGACACAGCTGCTCGCGGAGACGGTCGACCCCGACCCCGAGGACACGGTCCTGGACCTCTGCTGTGGCTACGGCCCGCTCGGAGCGGTCGTTGCCGACCGCGGCTGCGAGACGTGGTTCACCGACGACAGCGCGGTCGCCACCGCCTGTACGCGTCGCACGCTCGACGCGAACGGCCTCGACGGCCGCGTGGAGACCGCGGACTGCGCCGCCGGCCTCCCCGCCGACACGTTCGACCTCGTGGTGTCGAACCCGCCCACGCACGCCGGGACGAGCGTCCTCCACGAACTGTTCGCGCGGGCGAGCGACGTGCTCCAGTCGGGCGGGGAGTTCCTCGCGGTCCACCACGAGGCCCTCGACCTGCCGCTGGACCGCGCGTTCTCCCGCGTAGAGACGGTGGCTCACGGGGAAGAGCACGCGGTCGTCCGGGCGCGGAACTGA
- a CDS encoding ABC transporter ATP-binding protein, giving the protein MPPAIRTDDLVKEYGDVRALDGLSLTVPEGSFFGLLGPNGAGKTTFIETLVGLVRKTSGTAEVFGHDVESDYRQARDAIGLAPQEFNVDRFFPIREVLMHKAGYHGVSEGVAEQRALEALETVGLEAKEDTRFDWLSGGMKRRFMLARAMVTDPDLLILDEPTAGVDVELRRDLWDVIRQLNDDGTTILLTTHYIEEAERLCDQVAIVDSGRKVTVATPDELTERGTDTVTLSLAAPATAIPDITGDRIETVELDGDTVTLRATSGSEAVPVAIRRLEAAGHRVVDVDIARTSLEEVFVDMTRTGEETGESEDAEVVA; this is encoded by the coding sequence ATGCCACCGGCGATACGCACCGACGACCTCGTCAAGGAGTACGGGGACGTCCGGGCGCTCGACGGCCTCTCGCTGACCGTGCCCGAGGGTTCGTTCTTCGGGTTGCTCGGGCCGAACGGCGCGGGGAAGACGACGTTCATCGAGACGCTCGTCGGCCTCGTGCGCAAGACCAGCGGGACCGCCGAGGTGTTCGGGCACGACGTCGAGTCCGACTACCGACAGGCCCGCGACGCCATCGGCCTCGCACCACAGGAGTTCAACGTCGACCGGTTCTTCCCCATCCGCGAGGTGCTGATGCACAAGGCCGGCTACCACGGTGTCTCCGAGGGGGTCGCCGAGCAGCGCGCGCTCGAAGCCCTCGAGACGGTCGGTCTGGAGGCCAAGGAGGACACGCGCTTCGACTGGCTCTCCGGCGGGATGAAGCGACGGTTCATGCTCGCCCGCGCGATGGTCACCGACCCCGACCTGCTCATCCTCGACGAACCCACGGCGGGCGTCGACGTGGAACTGCGCCGCGACCTCTGGGACGTCATCCGCCAGCTGAACGACGACGGCACCACAATCCTGCTCACCACCCACTACATCGAAGAGGCCGAACGCCTCTGCGACCAGGTCGCCATCGTCGACTCCGGCCGGAAGGTGACGGTCGCGACGCCCGACGAACTCACCGAGCGCGGCACCGACACCGTGACCCTCTCGCTCGCCGCACCCGCGACGGCGATTCCCGACATCACGGGCGACCGCATCGAGACCGTCGAACTCGACGGCGACACCGTCACGCTACGCGCGACCAGCGGGAGCGAGGCGGTGCCGGTCGCCATCCGCCGACTGGAGGCCGCCGGCCACCGCGTCGTCGACGTCGACATCGCTCGCACGAGCCTCGAAGAGGTGTTCGTGGACATGACACGGACCGGTGAGGAGACGGGGGAGTCCGAGGACGCCGAGGTGGTCGCGTGA
- a CDS encoding ABC transporter permease: MRQRTQLKSLIRREILRFVRRPYNTFLPPIITNTLYFAVFGVILGSRIGSIAGVSYIQFVLPGLVVLGAISDAFENASFSIFHGRWNEYIDEVITSPMSHGSVVASYVTASAVRGIVTALLIVVVGLLFTTPQVANPFYLVSFLVVITVLFGGLGVVGGLSADDFDHLTVMNQFILRPLVFFGAVFYSLDVLPPLWRTVSLFNPMVYMVNGVRYGMVGVTEIDPNTSLAVLSAATVAVLSVDLLLFKRGYGISE; this comes from the coding sequence GTGAGACAGCGCACCCAGCTGAAGAGTCTGATCCGGCGGGAGATCCTCCGGTTCGTCAGACGCCCCTACAACACCTTCCTCCCCCCAATAATCACCAACACGCTGTACTTCGCCGTGTTCGGTGTCATCCTGGGGAGCCGCATCGGGTCCATTGCCGGCGTGAGCTACATCCAGTTCGTGCTCCCGGGGCTGGTCGTCCTCGGCGCCATCTCCGACGCCTTCGAGAACGCGTCGTTCTCCATCTTCCACGGGCGGTGGAACGAGTACATCGACGAGGTCATCACGTCGCCGATGTCTCACGGGAGTGTCGTCGCCTCGTACGTGACCGCGAGCGCCGTGCGCGGCATCGTCACCGCTCTGCTCATCGTCGTCGTCGGTCTGCTGTTCACCACTCCCCAGGTCGCCAACCCGTTCTACCTGGTCAGTTTTCTCGTGGTAATCACCGTGCTGTTCGGTGGCCTCGGTGTCGTCGGTGGGCTGTCGGCCGACGACTTCGACCACCTCACCGTCATGAACCAGTTCATCCTCCGGCCGCTGGTGTTCTTCGGAGCGGTGTTCTACTCACTGGACGTCCTCCCCCCGCTCTGGCGCACCGTCTCGCTGTTCAACCCGATGGTGTACATGGTCAACGGCGTCCGGTACGGGATGGTCGGCGTCACCGAGATCGACCCGAACACGTCGCTGGCTGTCCTCTCCGCCGCGACGGTCGCCGTCCTCTCGGTCGACCTGCTGCTGTTCAAGCGCGGCTACGGGATCTCCGAGTGA
- a CDS encoding carotenoid biosynthesis protein, whose amino-acid sequence MAATSSRTFAATTVALGVVALAHALLTWPLEAVVALFGGGAVVAFVAEAVVINLGMLEHHVGPKLLGVPLYVLFGWTGAVYVAFRVALLASDGWAAVALGAVLATAYDVLVDHQGVENGHWTYTDDLSGPRRRGVPWWNFAGWLVISAVTAGLAVPYL is encoded by the coding sequence ATGGCAGCTACCAGTTCCCGCACCTTCGCGGCGACGACGGTCGCACTCGGTGTCGTCGCGCTCGCGCACGCGCTGCTGACGTGGCCGCTCGAAGCCGTCGTGGCGCTGTTCGGTGGCGGCGCCGTCGTCGCGTTCGTCGCGGAGGCCGTCGTCATCAACCTGGGGATGCTCGAACACCACGTCGGCCCGAAACTGCTGGGCGTTCCGCTGTACGTCCTGTTCGGCTGGACGGGGGCCGTCTACGTCGCCTTCCGCGTCGCGCTGCTCGCCTCGGACGGCTGGGCGGCAGTCGCCCTCGGCGCGGTCCTCGCCACCGCCTACGACGTGCTCGTTGACCACCAGGGCGTCGAGAACGGGCACTGGACGTACACCGACGACCTGTCTGGCCCCCGGCGGCGTGGGGTCCCCTGGTGGAACTTCGCCGGCTGGCTGGTCATCAGCGCCGTTACTGCAGGACTCGCCGTACCGTACCTCTGA
- a CDS encoding NUDIX domain-containing protein, whose protein sequence is MPSPVSEGRDVRVGVVAAVERDGEVLFERRTAAEEDERLWGLLAGGKTARETTVEAARREVREETGLDFHPERVVALFDHDSHYGSGTSWTVVGVAGPADGEPDLEREPGKRDRLEWFSLDAPPEPLHPTTDLFLDAYESDRLHPGL, encoded by the coding sequence ATGCCCTCCCCAGTCAGCGAAGGCAGGGACGTACGCGTCGGCGTCGTCGCCGCTGTGGAGCGCGACGGCGAGGTGCTGTTCGAGCGTCGCACCGCGGCGGAAGAGGACGAGCGGCTCTGGGGGCTACTCGCCGGCGGGAAGACCGCCCGGGAGACCACCGTCGAGGCCGCGAGGCGGGAGGTCCGCGAGGAGACCGGCCTCGACTTCCACCCGGAGCGCGTCGTCGCCCTCTTCGACCACGACAGTCACTACGGCAGCGGAACGTCGTGGACGGTTGTCGGCGTCGCTGGCCCTGCGGACGGCGAACCCGACCTAGAACGGGAACCTGGAAAACGGGACCGGCTCGAGTGGTTCTCCCTCGACGCGCCGCCCGAACCGCTCCACCCGACGACGGATCTGTTCCTCGACGCTTACGAGAGCGACCGGCTCCACCCCGGCCTCTGA
- the rtcA gene encoding RNA 3'-terminal phosphate cyclase produces MNLLEGSSGGGQLVRTALSLSAVTGEPFRMRHVRRARANPGLQAQHCAAIETVAAVCNAETDGVEVGSESFTFEPDAVEADDDEELVFGGSTSVEVGTAGSVPLVFDALLPVAVALDESFTARLEGGTDAKWAPPFDYFRHVKLPLLADHGLDAEATLDRRGYYPRGGGKATLTIRPSTLDSLDVTERGERQALTAYSVADDGSADAEVAERQLDAVPTDAEQHVEYGEADCSGSALVLAAEYEHSRAGFGELGEMGVEAETVGEKGTDRFVAFEDGDAAVDEHLADQLLPFLALAGGEIRVPDVTSHVETCIDLLAEFGYEVSVEQDGDSVLLSA; encoded by the coding sequence ATGAACCTTCTAGAGGGAAGCTCGGGCGGCGGTCAGCTAGTCCGGACCGCCCTCTCGCTCTCGGCAGTCACGGGTGAACCGTTCCGCATGCGTCACGTCCGTCGGGCTCGCGCGAACCCCGGACTCCAGGCCCAGCACTGCGCGGCTATCGAGACGGTCGCGGCGGTCTGCAACGCCGAGACCGACGGCGTGGAGGTCGGTTCCGAGTCGTTCACCTTCGAACCGGACGCCGTTGAGGCCGACGACGACGAGGAACTCGTCTTCGGCGGGAGCACGTCCGTCGAGGTCGGCACCGCAGGGAGCGTGCCACTCGTCTTCGACGCGCTCCTGCCGGTCGCCGTCGCACTCGACGAGTCGTTCACCGCTCGGCTGGAGGGCGGCACGGACGCGAAGTGGGCGCCGCCGTTCGACTACTTCCGTCACGTGAAACTGCCCCTACTCGCCGACCACGGACTCGACGCCGAGGCGACACTCGACCGCCGCGGGTACTACCCCCGTGGCGGCGGCAAAGCGACCCTAACCATCCGGCCGTCGACCCTCGACAGCCTCGACGTCACCGAGCGCGGCGAACGCCAGGCGCTCACCGCCTACTCCGTGGCCGACGACGGGTCGGCCGACGCCGAGGTCGCGGAACGACAGCTCGACGCCGTGCCGACGGACGCCGAACAGCACGTGGAGTACGGCGAGGCGGACTGCTCCGGGTCGGCGCTCGTGCTCGCCGCGGAGTACGAGCACTCCCGTGCGGGCTTCGGCGAACTCGGCGAGATGGGCGTCGAGGCGGAGACGGTCGGCGAGAAGGGCACAGACCGGTTCGTGGCGTTCGAGGACGGCGACGCAGCCGTAGACGAGCACCTCGCGGACCAGCTCCTGCCGTTCCTCGCGCTGGCGGGCGGCGAGATCCGCGTCCCGGACGTCACCTCCCACGTCGAGACGTGTATCGACCTGCTCGCCGAGTTCGGCTACGAAGTGAGCGTCGAGCAGGACGGCGACTCGGTGCTGCTCTCGGCCTGA